From Pyrenophora tritici-repentis strain M4 chromosome 1, whole genome shotgun sequence, the proteins below share one genomic window:
- a CDS encoding MFS-1 multi-domain protein encodes MGWGVLESSRAACPRGTSRVGVKDTSEDKVQELDTSKRSGGVVLAPQPSDDPNDPLNWTLKWKALHLFVLCFGSAVTNAQTTMLTPGLEPLTEQYNSNGGDISTWVVTAPTFWTSFGAFIVVAGSDVWGRRPFYVYSVALLAIANFAAEISSTFPMLAIARTAGGLLSAPLFTLLTATIADLFFQHQRGRSIAVWNVLLNSGAQVGSVFAGFVTDAFGVSANFLITGILYTALIPVFYFTIFESAYFNRKTDDVTTINVKADKLSNEWDQEDLKASVRPEKYTFKQNLAMSRGRLSNKSFFKGMVKPLGLITSPIVIYSCFLNAVVFLFLVGVSTFMSILLSAPPYDLTPSQIGLTNLPVFVVGLITGPLFGWMSDASVAFMGRHNGTSKGMAEPEFRLVLLLVATPIAMVGLLGLGLAFQNNLKFVWIVVWMVVTNVGSLSGIQIAISYVIDCHPEHSAQAFATINIISAAIVTVGINPIIGMLDTVGPFFVFASMAGVAAVVTVMALPMYVFGKKIRAWYEQAPWAQRLLD; translated from the exons ATGGGTTGGGGTGTACTCGAGAGTTCCCGGGCGGCATGCCCCAGGGGCACGTCCAGAGTAGGCGTCAAGGACACAAGCGAGGACAAGGTACAAGAGCTGGATACTTCGAAGAGGTCGGGAGGCGTCGTACTTGCACCACAGCCTAGCGATGATCCAAACGACCCTCTCAACTGGACCCTCAAGTGGAAAGCTCTCCATCTATTTGTCCTTTGCTTTGGATCTGCCGTAACCAATGC CCAAACTACCATGCTGACTCCTGGACTGGAGCCCCTCACCGAACAGTACAATAGTAATGGGGGCGACATTTCCACATGGGTTGTTACTGCACCGACTTTCTGGACCTCGTTCGGTGCTTTCATCGTAGTTGCAGGGTCAGATGTTTGGGGCAGAAGGCCATTCTACGTCTACAGCGTCGCATTGCTCGCCATCGCCAACTTTGCTGCCGAGATCTCCTCGACCTTCCCTATGCTGGCTATCGCCCGTACTGCCGGTGGCCTCCTCTCCGCACCTCTGTTCACGCTTCTCACCGCCACCATTGCCGATTTGTTCTTCCAACACCAGAGGGGTCGATCTATTGCCGTCTGGAACGTTCTGCTCAACTCTGGAGCTCAGGTTGGTTCAGTCTTTGCCGGTTTCGTCACTGATGCCTTTGGTGTGTCGGCCAACTTCCTCATCACCGGTATCCTCTACACCGCACTCATTCCCGTCTTCTACTTTACCATCTTCGAGTCGGCCTACTTCAACCGCAAGACTGACGACGTCACGACCATTAATGTTAAGGCCGACAAGCTTAGCAACGAATGGGACCAGGAGGATCTCAAGGCTTCTGTGCGACCTGAGAAATACACCTTCAAGCAGAACCTGGCCATGTCTAGAGGCCGTCTCTCCAACAAGTCCTTCTTCAAGGGCATGGTCAAGCCCCTTGGTCTCATTACTTCGCCCATTGTCATCTACAGTTGCTTCCTCAACGCTGTCGTAttcctcttcctcgtcggAGTGTCCACCTTCATGTCTATCCTTCTGTCTGCTCCCCCATACGACTTGACCCCTAGTCAAATTGGTCTCACCAACCTACCCGTTTTCGTTGTCGGTCTAATCACCGGTCCTCTGTTCGGTTGGATGTCTGATGCTTCAGTCGCTTTCATGGGCCGCCACAACGGCACCAGCAAGGGCATGGCCGAGCCAGAGTTCCGTCTagttcttcttcttgtcgcGACTCCCATTGCCATGGTCGGTCTGCTCGGTCTCGGCCTGGCGTTCCAGAACAACCTCAAGTTCGTCTGGATCGTTGTCTGGATGGTCGTCACCAACGTTGGCAGTCTCTCTGGTATCCAAATCGCCATCTCGTACGTCATTGACTGCCACCCGGAACACTCGGCCCAGGCTTTCGCCACCATCAACATCATCTCCGCTGCCATTGTCACTGTCGGCATCAACCCCATCATTGGCATGCTCGACACTGTTGGACCCTTCTTCGTCTTCGCATCCATGGCCGGCGTGGCCGCTGTCGTTACCGTAATGGCGCTTCCCATGTATGTGTTTGGAAAGAAGATCCGAGCCTGGTACGAGCAGGCGCCCTGGGCCCAACGCCTCCTCGACTAA